The following proteins are encoded in a genomic region of Maribacter hydrothermalis:
- a CDS encoding TonB-dependent receptor — MKNFLTVILFFTFLSAKAQGTFSTISGSVTDASGKPLPFATVLVEGFNIGVLTDDNGIFTLKNVPKGQHNIIVSFIGYTTRSKAIKIDDSTKKITIDYTLEENVENLDEVNVNGKSKETQIETKGFAVNAIKTEEAGLRNIQTNELLNTTVGVKIRQNGGLGSDVTYSLNGLSGNSVRIFIDGIPLSTYGNSFNLNSIPPSMIKNIEVYKGVVPGHLADDALGGAINIVLHNDTKTNFNASISYGSFNTVQTSVNGLYRFDKSGLTVKASLFHNYSDNDYKVSGRSVVITGLGGVQTPITARRFNDAYRSTGGRAEIGYTDVKWADQFLVGITGSDDYKEVQHGAFMTITPYKGRFLESDALLGSINYQKKDLFTKGLDVNVNGLYGKRNRAVNDTVSWAYSWNGERAIDFRGNEYQYTWRSQQEGGPSLAKIKRNVASIRTGVSYAINNHHKFSANHVYSGIDREDSDALQSVLENTFVGTRDLKKNIYSLTYELSAFDEKLRTSLFGKHYQQKTTSVDPAIESDQNGNDVIVDEVVSSNKNYNGYGFAASYEVVSNITLLMSAEKAIRLPNETEIFGNDGDNVVANSSINPESSENYNLGFRFGNFNIKKHDFTVSTNFFTRNIKDRIGLPIETSLNVDDELIVYVNQGSGTSKGFDAQLNYSYNNNFGLNFNISKFSLKIENQSIEVDVPNTPFFTMNGGLRYSFKDLIQKKSRLNAFYNVYFTDEFSFITAQGSNTIGNEFFEVPQQLSQDIGLSYAFPDNRFVVSFDIKNIFDEPVYDNLSVQKPGRAFYLKLNYAINKF; from the coding sequence ATGAAAAACTTCTTAACAGTAATACTATTCTTCACATTCCTATCTGCAAAAGCTCAAGGTACTTTTAGCACAATTTCAGGCAGTGTAACAGATGCATCTGGCAAACCATTACCCTTTGCTACTGTTTTGGTCGAAGGATTTAATATTGGTGTTCTTACCGACGACAATGGAATATTTACCCTTAAAAATGTTCCCAAAGGACAGCATAACATAATAGTTTCTTTTATTGGTTATACTACCCGTTCAAAAGCCATTAAAATTGATGATAGCACCAAAAAAATAACTATTGATTATACATTAGAAGAAAATGTTGAAAACCTTGATGAAGTAAATGTCAACGGTAAATCTAAAGAGACTCAGATAGAAACAAAAGGTTTTGCTGTTAATGCAATAAAAACAGAAGAAGCAGGGCTCAGAAATATTCAAACAAACGAATTGCTAAACACTACAGTTGGAGTAAAAATTCGCCAAAATGGAGGGTTAGGTTCAGATGTCACTTATAGTTTAAATGGACTATCAGGTAACTCGGTTCGTATTTTTATCGACGGTATACCACTCTCTACTTACGGTAATTCATTTAACCTAAACAGTATACCACCTTCAATGATAAAAAACATTGAAGTTTATAAAGGCGTGGTACCAGGTCATTTAGCTGACGATGCCTTAGGTGGAGCTATTAATATAGTTCTACATAATGATACAAAAACGAATTTTAATGCATCCATATCTTACGGATCATTCAATACTGTACAAACTAGTGTGAATGGTCTTTATCGTTTTGACAAATCGGGCTTAACGGTTAAGGCTTCTCTTTTTCATAATTACTCTGATAATGATTACAAAGTTTCTGGTAGAAGTGTTGTGATCACTGGCTTGGGCGGAGTGCAAACACCAATTACAGCTAGAAGATTTAACGATGCGTACAGATCCACTGGTGGCAGGGCTGAAATTGGGTATACAGACGTAAAATGGGCAGACCAATTCTTAGTAGGTATTACAGGCTCTGATGATTATAAAGAGGTACAACATGGCGCATTTATGACCATTACCCCTTACAAGGGTAGGTTTTTAGAATCTGATGCCTTACTTGGTAGTATCAACTATCAAAAGAAAGATTTATTTACAAAAGGTCTTGACGTAAATGTTAACGGTTTATACGGAAAAAGAAACCGTGCCGTAAACGATACCGTTTCTTGGGCGTATAGCTGGAACGGAGAACGCGCAATTGATTTTAGAGGAAATGAATATCAATATACTTGGCGCTCTCAACAAGAAGGGGGTCCTTCACTAGCTAAAATAAAAAGAAATGTAGCATCTATAAGAACAGGTGTTTCGTATGCCATAAACAATCATCATAAGTTTTCTGCAAACCACGTTTATAGTGGTATTGACAGAGAAGACAGCGACGCACTGCAATCAGTTTTAGAAAACACTTTTGTAGGAACAAGAGACTTAAAAAAGAATATATACTCCTTAACCTACGAATTGAGTGCTTTTGACGAAAAATTAAGAACCAGTTTATTTGGCAAACATTATCAGCAGAAAACAACCAGTGTGGACCCGGCTATTGAATCTGATCAAAACGGTAATGATGTAATTGTCGACGAAGTGGTCAGTAGTAATAAAAATTATAATGGTTACGGTTTTGCCGCTTCCTACGAAGTCGTTAGTAATATCACCTTACTAATGTCCGCAGAGAAAGCCATACGCTTACCAAATGAAACTGAAATTTTTGGTAATGATGGCGATAATGTAGTTGCCAACTCCAGCATTAACCCTGAAAGTAGTGAGAATTACAACTTAGGGTTTAGGTTCGGAAATTTTAATATCAAAAAGCATGATTTTACAGTATCTACCAATTTTTTCACCAGAAACATAAAAGACAGAATTGGTCTGCCTATAGAAACATCGTTAAATGTCGATGATGAATTAATAGTATACGTAAACCAAGGTAGCGGAACTTCCAAAGGTTTTGATGCACAATTAAACTATTCTTATAATAACAATTTTGGTCTCAACTTCAATATTTCCAAGTTCAGTTTAAAGATTGAAAACCAAAGTATAGAGGTTGATGTACCCAATACTCCGTTTTTCACCATGAATGGCGGATTACGCTATTCGTTTAAAGATTTGATCCAAAAGAAATCTAGGTTGAACGCATTTTATAATGTTTATTTCACCGATGAATTTTCTTTTATCACCGCACAAGGAAGTAATACTATCGGTAATGAATTCTTTGAAGTACCGCAGCAGTTATCACAAGATATTGGGCTTAGTTATGCGTTCCCAGATAACAGATTTGTAGTAAGTTTTGATATCAAAAATATTTTTGACGAACCTGTATACGATAATCTTTCTGTCCAAAAACCAGGAAGGGCTTTTTACCTAAAATTAAATTACGCAATAAATAAATTTTAA
- a CDS encoding secondary thiamine-phosphate synthase enzyme YjbQ, which produces MILVQKEFQLPAYKRGFHIITDIVTSRIPEIKDIDTGFLQVFIKHTSASLTINENADPTVREDFESHINIIVPENAPYYKHNYEGSDDMPAHIKSSLMGASVQVPVTYGKLNIGIWQGIYLCEHRNYASGRNMVLTLWGN; this is translated from the coding sequence ATGATATTAGTTCAAAAAGAGTTTCAATTACCAGCTTATAAAAGGGGGTTTCATATCATAACTGATATAGTAACTTCTAGAATTCCTGAAATAAAAGATATAGATACCGGCTTCTTGCAGGTATTTATAAAGCATACATCCGCCAGTTTAACTATAAATGAGAATGCTGATCCTACGGTAAGAGAAGATTTTGAATCTCATATAAATATTATAGTGCCGGAAAATGCCCCTTATTACAAACATAATTATGAAGGCTCAGATGATATGCCTGCACATATTAAATCTTCATTAATGGGTGCTTCAGTGCAAGTACCAGTGACTTATGGGAAATTAAATATAGGTATTTGGCAGGGAATTTATCTTTGTGAGCATAGAAATTATGCTTCGGGCAGAAATATGGTATTGACGTTGTGGGGAAATTAA
- the rpmI gene encoding 50S ribosomal protein L35: MPKQKTKSSAKKRFKLTGTGKIKRKHAFKSHILTKKSKKRKLALTHDTLVHPHDVNSIKEQLRLK, encoded by the coding sequence ATGCCTAAACAAAAAACAAAATCGAGTGCTAAGAAGCGTTTTAAGCTTACAGGTACCGGTAAAATTAAAAGAAAGCACGCGTTTAAGAGCCACATTCTTACCAAGAAATCTAAAAAGCGTAAGCTTGCTTTAACTCATGATACATTGGTTCACCCACATGATGTTAACAGCATTAAAGAGCAATTACGTTTAAAGTAA
- a CDS encoding HAD family hydrolase: MDLSKIKMVVSDMDGTLLNSNHQVSDQFFDIFKDLKSQGITFVAASGRQYNSIIDKLDAIKDDIIVIAENGGFAMKQQTEILATPLEKQHVQDILKTLDDIPNIHPVLCTKHKAYLTDKSNAFVTKLAEYYTEYEILESLSKFNSEVIKIAIYHFESSEAHIYPFVKHFEAHLKVKVSGENWLDISNMNANKGYALDKLMKTYNLKSDEVMVFGDFNNDLEMLALSDFGFAMENAHPNVKRVAKYSTLSNDENGVEHILKMLIT, from the coding sequence ATGGATTTATCGAAGATAAAAATGGTTGTTTCTGATATGGATGGGACGCTCTTAAACTCAAACCACCAAGTAAGTGACCAATTCTTTGACATATTTAAAGATTTAAAATCTCAAGGCATCACATTTGTCGCAGCAAGTGGAAGACAATATAATAGCATTATAGACAAATTAGATGCTATTAAAGACGATATCATCGTTATTGCCGAAAATGGTGGATTTGCCATGAAACAGCAAACTGAAATTTTAGCTACGCCACTAGAAAAACAACATGTACAGGATATTTTAAAGACTCTTGATGATATTCCAAATATACATCCTGTGCTTTGTACAAAGCATAAAGCTTACTTAACCGATAAATCTAATGCGTTTGTAACTAAATTAGCGGAGTACTATACGGAGTATGAAATTTTAGAAAGTTTATCTAAATTCAATTCTGAAGTTATTAAAATCGCCATTTATCATTTTGAAAGTTCCGAAGCGCATATATATCCGTTTGTAAAACATTTTGAAGCGCATTTAAAAGTAAAAGTATCTGGTGAAAATTGGTTAGATATTTCAAATATGAATGCTAACAAAGGATACGCACTGGATAAACTGATGAAAACCTACAATTTAAAATCAGATGAAGTGATGGTATTCGGAGATTTCAATAATGATCTTGAAATGCTAGCACTATCAGATTTTGGATTTGCCATGGAAAACGCTCATCCGAATGTAAAAAGAGTAGCTAAATACAGCACCTTAAGTAATGATGAAAATGGTGTAGAGCATATTTTGAAGATGCTCATTACATAA
- the thrS gene encoding threonine--tRNA ligase gives MINITLPDGSIKEFEKGTTPLEVAKSISEGLARNIISAKFNKTTVETVTPLNTDGSLVLYTWNDKEGKTAFWHSTSHIVAQAIEELYPGVKLTIGPAIDNGFYYDIELLEGSISDKDFPTIEKKALEIARGKHDYKMREVSKADALAFYKNQNNQYKVELIENLEDGTITFCDHDTFTDLCRGGHIPNTGIVKAIKILSVAGAYWRGNEKNTQLTRIYGISFPKQKELTEYLELLEEAKKRDHRKLGKELELFTFSQKVGQGLPLWLPKGAALRERLEQFLKKAQKKAGYEMVVTPHIGQKELYVTSGHYEKYGADSFQPIHTPKEDEEFLLKPMNCPHHCEIYNSKPFSYRELPKRFAEFGTVYRYEQSGELHGLTRVRGFTQDDAHIFCTPDQLDEEFKNVIDLSLYVLGSLGFENFTAQVSVRDLDNPEKYIGSVENWEKAEQAIINAAEEKGLDYVIESGEAAFYGPKLDFMVKDALGRQWQLGTIQVDYNLPERFELTYKGSDNELHRPVMIHRAPFGSMERFIALLLEHTGGNFPLWLTPEQAIILPVSEKHEKYAEKVLKSLENNEIRALIDGRNETIGKKIREAEMSKIPFMLIVGDNDEVANTISVRKHGGEDLGAIDVTMFTDLVNTEINSTLKTFKE, from the coding sequence ATGATTAACATTACACTACCAGACGGTTCAATAAAAGAATTCGAAAAAGGTACCACCCCTTTAGAAGTAGCAAAAAGCATTAGTGAGGGTTTAGCCCGAAATATTATATCTGCAAAATTCAACAAAACCACTGTTGAAACTGTCACTCCATTAAATACGGACGGTAGTCTGGTGTTATATACCTGGAATGATAAGGAAGGTAAAACAGCATTTTGGCACTCCACTTCACACATTGTAGCACAGGCTATTGAAGAACTATACCCCGGAGTAAAGCTTACAATAGGACCAGCAATTGATAATGGGTTTTATTATGACATTGAACTTCTTGAAGGGTCCATTTCCGATAAAGACTTTCCAACCATTGAGAAGAAGGCGCTGGAAATAGCTCGTGGTAAGCATGATTACAAAATGAGAGAAGTATCTAAAGCAGATGCATTGGCATTTTATAAAAACCAAAACAACCAATATAAAGTTGAGTTAATTGAAAACCTTGAGGACGGCACTATTACGTTTTGCGACCACGATACATTTACAGACTTGTGTCGTGGTGGCCATATTCCAAATACCGGAATTGTTAAGGCAATTAAGATTTTGAGTGTTGCCGGTGCTTATTGGCGCGGTAATGAAAAAAATACACAACTCACTCGAATATATGGCATCTCTTTTCCTAAACAAAAGGAACTTACAGAATACCTAGAACTTTTGGAAGAGGCTAAAAAACGTGATCACAGAAAATTAGGTAAAGAACTAGAGTTGTTTACTTTTTCCCAAAAAGTAGGACAAGGTTTACCTTTATGGCTACCTAAAGGAGCTGCACTTCGAGAGCGTTTAGAGCAGTTCTTAAAGAAAGCACAGAAAAAAGCTGGTTATGAAATGGTAGTTACGCCACATATCGGTCAAAAAGAACTCTATGTTACTTCGGGACATTATGAAAAATATGGAGCGGACAGCTTTCAACCTATACACACACCAAAAGAGGACGAGGAGTTTTTATTAAAACCTATGAATTGCCCTCACCATTGTGAAATCTATAATTCCAAACCATTCAGCTATCGGGAACTACCAAAAAGATTTGCAGAATTTGGCACAGTATATAGATATGAGCAAAGTGGCGAACTACATGGACTTACTAGAGTAAGAGGTTTTACCCAAGATGATGCGCATATTTTCTGCACACCAGACCAATTAGATGAAGAATTTAAAAATGTAATAGACCTTTCATTATATGTTTTAGGTTCTTTAGGGTTTGAGAACTTTACAGCACAAGTATCTGTAAGAGATTTAGATAATCCAGAAAAGTATATTGGTTCAGTTGAAAATTGGGAAAAGGCAGAACAAGCCATTATCAATGCCGCAGAAGAAAAAGGACTAGACTATGTTATAGAAAGTGGAGAAGCTGCCTTTTATGGTCCAAAGCTAGACTTTATGGTAAAAGATGCCTTAGGTAGACAGTGGCAATTAGGAACCATACAAGTAGATTATAACTTACCAGAAAGGTTTGAGTTAACCTATAAAGGTAGTGACAATGAGCTTCATAGACCGGTAATGATACACCGCGCACCCTTTGGAAGTATGGAACGTTTTATAGCTTTATTATTAGAACACACGGGAGGTAATTTCCCTTTATGGTTAACCCCTGAACAAGCTATTATTCTTCCTGTTAGCGAAAAACATGAAAAATATGCTGAAAAAGTTTTAAAATCCCTAGAAAATAACGAAATTCGCGCCCTTATCGATGGTAGAAACGAGACTATTGGTAAGAAAATACGTGAAGCAGAAATGAGTAAAATTCCATTTATGCTTATCGTAGGGGACAATGATGAAGTCGCAAACACCATTTCTGTTCGTAAACATGGTGGTGAAGACTTAGGAGCAATAGACGTAACTATGTTCACAGACTTGGTCAACACAGAAATAAATAGTACCTTAAAGACGTTTAAAGAATAA
- a CDS encoding EF-hand domain-containing protein: protein MTTEESILNKIQILITNHFSTPEMAFNFFDENNDHKLTKSEIVKLLKEAEISGFIRGIVSSKLIEGYDKNGDELIDWQEFKAAIAKIKKSDS from the coding sequence ATGACAACAGAAGAATCTATATTAAATAAAATACAAATTTTGATAACCAATCATTTTTCAACTCCAGAAATGGCATTTAATTTTTTTGATGAAAACAATGATCATAAACTTACAAAGTCTGAAATTGTAAAATTACTTAAGGAAGCTGAAATAAGCGGCTTTATTAGAGGTATAGTATCTTCTAAGCTTATTGAGGGCTATGATAAGAATGGCGATGAGCTTATAGATTGGCAAGAGTTTAAAGCGGCTATAGCTAAAATTAAAAAATCCGATTCGTAA
- the rplT gene encoding 50S ribosomal protein L20: MPRSVNAVASRARRKKVMKQAKGYFGRRKNVWTVAKNAVEKAMLYAYRDRRNKKRTFRSLWITRINAGARLHGMSYSQFMGKVKAENIELNRKVLADLAMNHPDAFKAIVDQVK, from the coding sequence ATGCCAAGATCAGTAAATGCAGTAGCTTCAAGAGCCAGAAGAAAAAAGGTAATGAAGCAAGCCAAAGGTTACTTTGGAAGACGTAAAAACGTTTGGACAGTAGCCAAAAATGCGGTTGAAAAAGCAATGTTATATGCTTACAGAGACCGTAGAAACAAGAAAAGAACTTTCCGTTCATTATGGATTACTCGTATTAATGCAGGTGCCAGACTACATGGAATGTCCTACTCTCAATTTATGGGAAAAGTAAAAGCTGAAAATATAGAACTTAACAGAAAAGTTCTTGCAGATTTAGCAATGAACCACCCAGATGCCTTTAAGGCAATTGTAGATCAGGTAAAATAA
- the infC gene encoding translation initiation factor IF-3 produces the protein MAIRKRFRPQPRRENKNPHNINEKITAPKVRLVGDNVEVGVYPFPQALEKAEELGLDLVEISPKADPPVCKIMEYKKFLYEQKKRDKAMKAKASKVVVKEIRFGPNTDDHDYDFKKKHAEKFLQEGAKLKAYVFFKGRSIVYKDQGEILLLKLASELEELGKVEQMPKLEGKRMTMFIAPKTKGK, from the coding sequence ATAGCAATACGTAAAAGATTTAGACCACAACCTAGAAGGGAAAATAAGAATCCCCATAATATCAATGAAAAGATAACGGCCCCAAAAGTTAGGTTAGTTGGTGACAATGTTGAAGTAGGTGTATATCCTTTTCCTCAGGCTCTTGAGAAAGCAGAAGAACTAGGTTTGGATTTGGTGGAGATTTCCCCTAAGGCCGACCCACCTGTTTGTAAAATAATGGAGTATAAAAAGTTTTTATACGAACAGAAGAAAAGAGACAAGGCAATGAAAGCGAAAGCTTCCAAAGTTGTAGTCAAGGAAATTAGGTTTGGGCCTAACACGGATGATCATGATTATGATTTTAAAAAGAAACATGCTGAAAAATTTCTTCAAGAAGGAGCAAAATTAAAGGCATATGTTTTTTTTAAAGGAAGATCAATAGTTTACAAAGACCAAGGAGAAATTTTATTGTTAAAATTAGCTTCTGAATTGGAGGAACTAGGTAAAGTAGAACAGATGCCTAAGTTAGAAGGAAAAAGAATGACGATGTTCATTGCTCCAAAAACTAAAGGAAAATAA
- a CDS encoding helix-turn-helix domain-containing protein: MDNSLQFNEVEVTTKDNSSFVRGVDFSNSQLILEFDSEICVSSDEHLIKLHFSLEGTYCYQPLKHIKYLVQIPENHCNMFYYPTTEGRDIFFKGNAKSFEIYVKPSLLKNLLGTEFESSFDKLKSAIQNSNSFVLWDKSKFIPPSIRSNINEIIQCPYKGEIRKIYLESKLTVLMIDFLLGRQTSKLSKSNVKLLNSDYLALVRVEDHIRKNLKEPLKILDLADLAGFNATKLKRDFKKLYGVTIFKYITALRMEVAKSLITQEGATIAHAAYEVGYANPQHFTTAFKRTMGYVPSELKPAVE; encoded by the coding sequence ATGGACAATTCATTGCAATTCAATGAAGTAGAGGTTACTACTAAGGATAATAGTTCTTTTGTAAGAGGTGTTGATTTCTCTAACAGCCAATTAATTCTTGAATTTGATTCTGAAATTTGTGTTTCTAGTGATGAGCATTTAATAAAACTTCATTTTTCTTTAGAAGGTACTTACTGTTATCAACCACTTAAACATATAAAGTACCTGGTTCAAATTCCAGAAAATCATTGCAATATGTTCTATTACCCAACAACTGAAGGGCGGGATATTTTTTTCAAAGGAAACGCCAAATCCTTTGAAATATACGTGAAGCCCAGCTTGTTGAAAAATTTATTGGGTACTGAATTTGAAAGTTCTTTTGATAAATTAAAGAGCGCTATTCAAAATTCGAACTCTTTTGTCCTTTGGGACAAAAGTAAATTTATTCCGCCTAGTATTCGAAGCAACATAAATGAGATCATACAGTGTCCGTACAAAGGTGAAATCCGAAAGATTTATTTGGAAAGTAAATTAACGGTTTTAATGATCGATTTTCTTTTGGGTAGACAAACCTCTAAACTTTCTAAGAGCAATGTAAAACTTTTAAATTCGGATTACTTGGCGTTGGTTCGAGTAGAAGATCATATTAGAAAAAACTTAAAGGAACCTCTTAAGATCTTAGACTTGGCAGATTTAGCAGGATTCAACGCCACAAAGCTAAAACGAGATTTTAAAAAGCTATATGGCGTAACTATCTTTAAATATATTACTGCATTACGTATGGAAGTCGCAAAGAGTTTAATAACTCAAGAAGGAGCAACCATTGCACATGCGGCTTACGAAGTAGGTTATGCTAATCCACAACATTTTACTACAGCATTTAAAAGAACTATGGGGTACGTACCTAGCGAATTAAAACCGGCGGTAGAATAA
- a CDS encoding asparagine synthetase B yields MSKIVTLVFFLFLSVQMIASSILIPMDADSQKNHLKAYGITYWVLSKQQKVQWLLNYRGGSFLLPDGESIRKECQIRGVSFEILSDGQANSILDDISSPSVNQDAVILEKAPRIAVYSPKENQPWDDAVTMALTYAEIPYTTIYDEEVLGDKLALYDWLHLHHEDFTGQYGKFYGAYRATPWYIEGKKNAEKLANKLGYDKVSEEKRAVALKIRNYVIGGGFMFAMCSATDSFDIALAADGIDIVEPMFDGDASDPNYQANLDFGKTFAFTDFILERSPLKYEFSSIDMTNKRGNVPKESDYFSLMDFSAKWDPVPTMLCQNHTSLVKGFMGQTTAFTRSEIKPTVMVLGENKINEEARYIHGIKGKGFFTFYGGHDPEDYQHRVGDPKTELELHPTSPGYRLILNNVLFPAARKKKQKT; encoded by the coding sequence ATGTCTAAAATTGTAACCTTAGTTTTCTTTCTTTTCCTATCAGTACAAATGATCGCATCATCTATTTTAATTCCAATGGATGCCGATAGCCAAAAGAATCATTTAAAAGCATATGGTATTACTTACTGGGTTTTATCAAAACAACAAAAAGTACAATGGTTATTGAATTATAGAGGCGGTTCTTTTTTACTTCCGGATGGCGAAAGTATTAGAAAAGAATGCCAAATTAGAGGAGTTAGTTTTGAGATTTTATCTGATGGACAAGCAAATAGTATTTTAGATGATATCAGTAGTCCTTCTGTTAATCAAGATGCGGTAATACTAGAGAAAGCACCAAGAATTGCAGTGTATTCACCTAAAGAAAATCAACCTTGGGATGATGCTGTAACTATGGCATTAACATATGCTGAGATACCTTATACTACTATTTATGATGAAGAAGTTCTTGGGGATAAGTTAGCTTTATATGACTGGCTGCATTTACATCATGAAGATTTTACAGGGCAATATGGTAAATTTTATGGGGCATATAGGGCAACACCTTGGTATATTGAAGGAAAGAAAAATGCTGAAAAACTAGCAAATAAATTAGGATATGATAAGGTATCCGAAGAAAAAAGAGCGGTTGCCTTAAAAATTAGAAATTATGTCATTGGTGGGGGCTTCATGTTCGCCATGTGTTCGGCAACCGATAGTTTTGATATTGCGCTAGCTGCTGACGGCATTGATATTGTAGAGCCCATGTTCGATGGTGATGCATCTGACCCTAACTACCAAGCTAATTTAGATTTTGGAAAGACCTTTGCTTTTACCGATTTTATCTTGGAGCGTAGCCCATTAAAATATGAATTCTCTTCTATTGATATGACCAATAAAAGAGGTAATGTACCTAAAGAATCTGATTACTTTTCGTTGATGGATTTCTCGGCTAAATGGGACCCTGTGCCTACCATGTTATGTCAAAACCATACTTCTTTAGTAAAAGGGTTCATGGGACAAACAACTGCCTTCACACGCTCTGAAATTAAGCCGACCGTTATGGTATTGGGAGAAAATAAAATTAATGAAGAAGCAAGATATATTCACGGGATTAAAGGAAAAGGTTTTTTTACGTTCTACGGAGGTCATGATCCAGAAGATTATCAACATAGGGTAGGGGACCCAAAAACGGAGTTAGAACTACATCCTACTTCACCTGGTTACCGTTTAATTTTAAATAATGTATTATTTCCGGCGGCAAGAAAGAAGAAACAAAAGACATAA
- the dnaB gene encoding replicative DNA helicase: MENTKPFIARKIDKSTIINLEKGKIPPQAVDLEEVVLGAMMIDKKGVDEVIDILHPDVFYKDAHRYIYEAIFILFEESQPVDLLTVSSQLKKAGKLEVCGGDFYLIKLTQKVASSAHIEFHARIILQKYIQRSLIKISGEIIEEAYDEATDVFDLLDAAEAKLYDVTQGNLKRSAETAQDLVIQAKKRIEEIAGKEGMSGIPSGFDKLDKLTSGWQPSDLIIVAARPGMGKTALTLSMARNMAVNTNTPVAFFSLEMSSVQLITRLISSETGLSSEKLRTGKLEKHEWEQLNVKVKSLEKAPLFIDDTPSLSIFDLRAKARRLASQHGIKMIMIDYLQLMTAGGSQKGGNREQEISTISRNLKALAKELSVPVIALSQLSRAVETRGGSKRPILSDLRESGAIEQDADIVSFIYRPEYYKIDEWDDEEHTPTQGQAEFIVAKHRNGGLENIRLKFIGNQGKFDNLDDFDSPFEFQSKMNANEENPFTTKNLPSADDAFGSSMNSDPDFDEDNDVPF; this comes from the coding sequence ATGGAGAACACGAAACCTTTTATCGCTCGGAAGATTGATAAATCTACTATTATAAACCTTGAAAAAGGAAAAATACCGCCACAAGCAGTTGATTTAGAGGAGGTTGTATTGGGTGCTATGATGATAGATAAAAAAGGGGTAGATGAGGTTATTGATATATTGCACCCAGATGTTTTCTATAAAGATGCCCATAGATATATTTATGAAGCCATCTTTATTCTCTTTGAAGAATCGCAACCGGTGGATTTATTAACCGTTTCATCACAACTTAAAAAAGCAGGTAAATTAGAGGTTTGTGGTGGTGATTTTTATTTGATAAAATTAACCCAAAAAGTTGCGTCTTCAGCCCATATTGAGTTTCATGCACGAATTATTCTTCAAAAATATATTCAACGTAGTTTAATTAAAATTTCTGGTGAAATTATTGAAGAAGCCTACGATGAGGCAACTGATGTTTTTGATTTGTTAGATGCCGCAGAAGCCAAATTATATGATGTTACCCAAGGAAACTTAAAGCGCTCTGCAGAGACTGCTCAAGATTTGGTAATACAGGCCAAAAAACGAATTGAAGAAATTGCCGGTAAAGAAGGAATGAGCGGAATTCCTTCTGGTTTTGATAAATTAGATAAGCTTACCTCTGGTTGGCAACCAAGTGATTTAATTATTGTGGCTGCACGTCCTGGTATGGGTAAAACCGCTTTGACCTTATCTATGGCTAGGAATATGGCCGTAAATACCAATACTCCTGTTGCTTTCTTTTCATTAGAGATGTCCTCGGTACAGTTGATTACAAGATTAATTTCCTCTGAAACAGGTTTGTCTTCTGAGAAATTAAGAACGGGTAAATTAGAAAAGCATGAATGGGAGCAATTAAATGTTAAAGTTAAATCTTTAGAAAAAGCACCTTTGTTTATTGATGATACTCCGTCGCTTTCTATTTTCGATTTACGTGCAAAGGCAAGAAGACTTGCATCACAACATGGTATAAAAATGATTATGATAGATTACTTGCAGTTGATGACAGCCGGTGGTAGCCAAAAAGGCGGAAATAGGGAACAGGAGATTTCAACAATTTCCAGAAATCTAAAGGCACTGGCAAAAGAACTATCTGTACCTGTAATTGCACTTTCGCAGTTGTCGCGTGCCGTTGAAACTCGAGGAGGCAGTAAACGACCTATACTTTCGGATTTAAGGGAATCGGGTGCAATTGAGCAAGATGCGGATATTGTTTCTTTTATTTATAGACCCGAATATTATAAGATTGATGAATGGGATGATGAAGAACATACACCAACTCAGGGTCAAGCAGAATTTATTGTTGCAAAACACAGAAATGGTGGTCTAGAAAACATTAGATTAAAATTTATTGGTAATCAAGGTAAGTTCGATAATCTAGATGATTTTGATTCTCCATTCGAATTTCAATCGAAAATGAATGCAAACGAGGAGAATCCGTTTACCACGAAAAACTTACCAAGTGCAGATGATGCCTTTGGTAGTAGTATGAATAGTGATCCAGATTTTGATGAGGATAACGATGTTCCTTTTTAA